A stretch of Pyrenophora tritici-repentis strain M4 chromosome 7, whole genome shotgun sequence DNA encodes these proteins:
- a CDS encoding DDE-3 multi-domain protein, producing the protein MPGTGHRLQPAVLQAILDRIAACESDRAISRATGASRNTVAKLRLSLEFWGVPYPPRCVRLGRPSILRQAQREGLQAYLNGSPGAYMDEMRDFLYDEYDVRISLASVYRELEKMRWSRKLATKRAKEQSEPLRRLYLARMAQHYKAEQIVALDESACNERTGDRKYGWSPIGEPVELSHSFRRSERWSLLPAMTIDGYISYKIFQGAITSEILEDFLEFQVLPFCNPHPGPASVIVLDNASIHRSERVRVLCQSAGVLLEYLPPYSPDFNPIEKSFKQLKGWMKRNSAQAENFIDFGVFLEYAAQLVCCNINCRSWFHRCGYPY; encoded by the coding sequence atgccaggcaccggccaccgcttgcagcccgctgttctccaggctatcctcgaccgaattgctgcctgcgaaagtgatcgagccatctctagagctacaggtgcgagccgtaacacagtagcaaagctgaggttgagcttagagttttggggcgtgccttatccgccgcgctgcgttcgacttgggcggccatctatactccggcaagctcagcgcgaaggccttcaggcatacctcaatggctcaccgggcgcatacatggatgagatgagggacttcttgtacgacgagtacgacgttaggataagccttgcgagcgtttaccgagagctagagaagatgagatggtctcgcaagcttgcaacaaagcgggcaaaggagcagagtgagccactccgccgcctctatcttgccaggatggcgcaacactataaggcggagcagatcgttgcgttggacgagagcgcctgcaatgagcgtacgggcgaccgcaagtatggctggtctccaatcggggagccggtggagctatcacacagcttcaggcgatcagaacggtggtcgctgctgccagccatgacgatagatggctacataagctataagatctttcaaggcgcgattacatctgagatcctagaagacttcttagagtttcaagtgctgccgttctgcaatcctcacccagggccagcctcagtaatcgtgcttgataacgcctccatccatcgatcagagcgtgtacgggtgctttgccaaagtgctggagtactccttgagtatctgccgccatactcaccagatttcaaccccatcgagaagagctttaagcagctcaaggggtggatgaaaaggaattcagcgcaagcggagaacttcattgactttggggtctttcttgagtatgcagcgcagctggtgtgctgtaatattaactgcagaagctggttccataggtgtggctatccctattaa
- a CDS encoding Dimer-Tnp-hAT domain containing protein yields MIKILPEYLEDAPRTGRPRKQEAIQEAALEKETLGAAVSQATTFESQFFESQTEEEGAAEGSQAGTAATTEASVDTEPDNGDNFDGINWDRLPRFMKPLTTGRRVKSWIFQHGYRVVELYDQNRVWFVCKYCHIHKVIDTGGSGVFDVSKATSSAAAHLGLQKRGHGFTKDGLKPRRTGQQLSLRQTLETGVAVSQEAANAMGNFNIQQFREVAVFCLLDNNLPMELLARPSFREMISLANPEAEAALWVSPRSVATYAMRLFQYMQPQIVCALSEAASKIHISFDGWTTKGGKRGFFGVVAHFANASGVIQDLPIALPHLAGSHTGDAIADTIKKTLQEYSIGSDKLGYFVLDNAANNDTAVSSLAHAYDFNAAHRRLRCGPHTLNLIGQAIIFGSNQEAYNNNNDEQLQTEEVYMQEWRQEGPLGVLIDVINHIKTPQQHEIFRSFQTAANAELPARERLHVLEPVKPVVTRWNSYYAAFKRATQLQAAYNSYAEHYINALSLEDRRACQRGNKLPEAPSWMRSTGLTAADWAVITEYQDCLEPLKLATEKLEGRGKAGKYGAIYETIPVFEYVLGALEARTRSYEQVDFNPPDAPEDHLFVNLRAAWSKANDYYNKLDRSPAYYAATCLHPYYKYYCENSWVDKPEWLTSANAGFLQLWQSYKPQRTRPLSQTTAKPRHRGIDDVIGALVRRNKAQVEAAHDDEYERWRTQEPEWTSEQYLSDGHPVKYWIQLRSKYPCLSQFAIDILTIPASSCDCERLFSELGDLLEPRRRALGSELLAALQLVRSWRRAGFDGLYNNGDDEDKWSDVKDEEIVQQYDIEGWTGDLSLHGYDVSSITVWRVLKAAGYNKTKPTRKPRLTKKMRQERLDWCLAYKDWTLND; encoded by the exons ATGATCAAGATCCTCCCTGAGTACCTTGAGGACGCTCCTCGTACCGGCCGTCCACGTAAGCAAGAGGCTATTCAGGAAGCTGCTCTTGAGAAA gaaacccttggcgccgccgtaagccaggccacaacgtttgagtcgcaatttttcgagtcgcaaacagaggaggagggtgcggctgagggcagccaggctggtacagcagcaacaacagaggctagtgttgatacagagcctgataatggcgataactttgacggcattaactgggatcgcctccctcggttcatgaagcctcttacaactgggcggcgcgtcaagagttggatctttcaacatggatatcgcgttgttgagctctacgatcagaatcgagtgtggtttgtatgcaaatactgccacatccacaaggtcattgacactggcggcagtggagtttttgacgtatcaaaggccacctcctcagctgcagctcatcttggccttcagaaacgaggccatggctttacaaaagacggcctgaagcctcgaagaacagggcagcaactctctctacgacagacgctggagactggtgttgcagtctctcaagaggctgccaacgcgatgggcaacttcaacatccagcagtttcgtgaagttgcagtgttctgccttcttgataacaacttgccaatggagctacttgcaaggccgtcctttcgcgagatgattagccttgcaaacccagaggcagaggcagctttgtgggtaagtcctcgcagtgtagctacctacgcaatgcgcctcttccaatatatgcagccacagattgtctgcgctctgtcagaagctgcaagcaagatccacataagctttgatggttggacgacaaagggtggcaagcgtggattctttggagtcgttgcacactttgctaacgcctctggagtgatacaagatctccccatcgccctcccacatctcgcaggctctcatactggtgatgctatcgctgatacaattaaaaagacgctccaagaatacagtattgggagtgataaactcggctacttcgtcctcgacaatgctgcaaacaacgatactgcagtctcctcgctcgcccacgcgtacgacttcaacgctgctcaccgacgcctccgctgcggccctcacacgcttaaccttattggccaggcaattatctttggcagcaatcaagaggcgtacaacaacaacaacgacgagcagctccaaacagaggaggtgtacatgcaggagtggcgtcaagaagggcccttaggtgtacttatcgacgttatcaaccatataaaaacgcctcaacaacacgaaattttccgaagcttccaaaccgccgccaacgccgagttgccagctagagagcgcctccacgtacttgagcctgtgaagcctgttgttacacgctggaactcttactacgctgccttcaaacgcgcaactcaactccaggcagcatacaactcttacgctgagcactacattaacgcactctcccttgaagatcgccgcgcttgtcaacgtggcaataaactccctgaagcacctagttggatgagatcaacaggacttacagctgctgattgggcggtgataacagagtatcaggactgcctagagccgcttaagcttgctacggagaagcttgagggtcgcggaaaggcaggcaaatacggcgctatatatgagactattcctgtatttgaatacgtacttggcgcgctcgaagcccgtacgcgctcgtacgagcaagttgacttcaacccacctgatgcgcctgaagatcacctctttgttaacctccgcgccgcctggagtaaggccaacgattactacaacaagctcgatcgatcgccagcatactacgctgctacctgcctccatccatactacaaatactactgcgagaacagctgggtggataagccagaatggctaacatcagccaacgctggcttcctgcagctctggcagtcgtataagcctcaacgtacacgtcctctatctcaaacaactgcaaaaccaaggcatagaggaatagatgatgtgattggcgccctcgtacggcgcaacaaggctcaggtagaggctgcccacgacgatgagtacgagcgctggagaactcaagagccagagtggacaagcgaacagtatcttagcgatggccacccagtcaagtactggattcaattacgctcaaaatacccgtgtttaagccagtttgcgattgatatactcacgataccagcatctagttgcgactgcgagaggctctttagcgagcttggcgatttacttgagccgcgccggcgagctcttggcagcgagttacttgctgcccttcagcttgtacgttcgtggagacgagctggctttgacggcttgtacaacaacggtgatgatgaagataagtggagtgacgtcaaagatgaggagattgtacaacagtacgatatagaaggctgga CTGGTGATCTTAGTCTTCACGGTTACGACGTTTCATCTATCACGGTGTGGAGAGTCCTTAAAGCAGCAGGATACAACAAGACGAAGCCGACGAGGAAGCCTAGgttgacgaagaagatgagacAGGAGAGGCTTGACTGGTGTCTTGCCTATAAGGACTGGACGCTTAACGATTAG
- a CDS encoding Leucine-rich repeat (LRR) protein → MTEPESAPHSERDPAATADANETHDEDKEDHKPRDSSGWDGKLRIDKMSLTDEPRDPHAQVVSDPEVSDDEGPPPEQLAADEDLLDDTPEDEEEIELVHCKISDMTSLRLERFKQMKRLCLRQNRIESIAIPPDSAPTLTEIDLYDNLIAHIKGLDAFTELTSLDLSFNKIKHMKRLNHLTKLKDLYFVQNKISTIENLEGLSNLRQIELGANRVREIQGLETLTALEELWLGKNKITEIKGLDTLSNLKILSIQSNRLRTITGLENLTNLEELHISHNLLTELTGLDNNTNLRVIDISANPIEHLSGLKSLKHLTEFWASNCKLSDYAEIERELRDKEELETVYFEGNPLQRSQPALYRNKVRLALPQVVQIDAK, encoded by the exons ATGACTGAACCAGAATCTGCCCCGCACAGCGAGCGCGACCCCGCGGCCACGGCCGACGCGAACGAGACACACGATGAAGACAAAGAAGATCACAAGCCGCGAGACAGTAGCGGGTGGGACGGCAAGCTACGCATAGATAAAATGTCGCTCACCGACGAGCCAAGAGATCCACATGCGCAAGTGGTGAGCGACCCAGAAGTTTCAGACGACGAAGGCCCACCGCCCGAACAGTTGGCTGCGGACGAGGACTTGTTGGATGACACACCAGAAGACGAGGAGGAGATAGAATTGGTACACTGCAAGATCTCAGATATGACGTCGTTACGGCTGGAGAGGTTCAAGCAGATGAAG CGTCTCTGCCTCCGCCAAAATCGCATAGAAAGCATCGCTATCCCTCCAGATTCCGCACCCACACTTACAGAAATTGATCTGTACGACAACCTCATCGCGCACATCAAAGGTCTCGACGCCTTCACCGAGCTTACCTCGCTCGACCTCTCCTTCAACAAGATCAAGCACATGAAGCGCCTCAATCACCTCACCAAGCTCAAAGACCTCTACTTTGTGCAAAACAAGATCAGCACAATCGAGAACCTTGAGGGCCTATCGAACCTCCGCCAGATTGAACTCGGCGCGAACCGCGTGCGCGAAATCCAAGGCCTGGAAACCCTCACCGCGTTGGAAGAGCTCTGGCTCGGCAAGAACAAGATTACCGAAATAAAAGGCCTTGACACTCTCTCCAACCTCAAAATATTATCCATCCAGTCCAACCGCCTGCGCACCATCACCGGCCTCGAAAACCTGACCAACCTCGAAGAACTACACATCTCGCACAACTTGCTCACCGAACTAACTGGTCtcgacaacaacaccaacctGCGCGTCATTGACATCAGTGCGAACCCCATTGAACACCTGAGCGGCCTCAAAAGCCTGAAGCACTTGACGGAGTTCTGGGCCAGCAACTGCAAGTTGAGCGATTACGCGGAGATCGAGCGCGAGCTAAGGGACAAGGAGGAGTTGGAAACTGTATACTTTGAGGGCAATCCATTGCAGAGGAGTCAGCCCGCGCTGTACAGGAATAAGGTTAGGTTAGCGCTGCCGCAGGTGGTGCAGATTGATGCTA AGTAA
- a CDS encoding PyrG, CTP synthase (UTP-ammonia lyase) has protein sequence MNPKEHGEVFVLSDGGEVDLDLGNYERYLNITLTRDNNITTGKIYQHVIERERKGDYLGKTVQVVPHITDAIQDWIEKVARIPVDDSGEEPDVCIIELGGTVGDIESMPFIEAMSQLRRRAGKNNFMQIHVSYVPVIHGEQKTKPTQQAIKAVRSNGLIPDLIACRCERELEASAVEKIAHFCQVENEQVLVVRDMPSIYQVPMLLEQQKLIPMVRQFLALEGLTITPHMTQKGKHTWNEWKSLTGHDTRFHDSVTIALVGKYVELQDSYLSVVKSLEHATMRCRKKLDICWVDSDHLELKCQTTDPAKFHDAWHKVVKAAGILVPGGFGQRATEGMIAAAKWARENKTPYLGICLGMQIAVIEYARNVCGIKNATSEEFNGDAENKLVMFMPEVDKTTMGASMRLGLRPTLFQPGSEWSRLRALYAGKEEILERHRHRYEVNPDYIDILEKGGLTFVGKDDAGVRMEVIEIKDHPWYVGVQFHPEYLSRVLDPSRPYLGFVAASAGMLDQITHEYQQGGANGVGAEGIANGVSGLKINGDASF, from the exons ATGAACCCGAAGGA ACACGGCGAAGTTTTCGTCCTCTCTGACGGCGGTGAAGTTGACCTTGATCTCGGCAACTACGAGCGTTACCTCAACATCACCCTAACCCGCGATAACAACATCACCACGGGCAAGATCTACCAGCACGTCATCGAGCGCGAGCGCAAGGGCGACTATTTGGGTAAAACCGTACAAGTCGTCCCTCACATTACCGATGCGATTCAAGACTGGATCGAGAAGGTCGCGCGGATACCGGTCGATGACTCAGGTGAAGAGCCCGATGTCTGCATAATTGAGTTGGGAGGCACAGTGGGCGATATCGAGAGCATGCCGTTCATCGAGGCTATGAGTCAGCTGAGGCGGCGGGCAGGTAAGAACAACTTCATGCAGATTCACGTCTCGTATGTGCCCGTTATACATGGAGAGCAGAAGACGAAGCCTACGCAGCAGGCTATCAAGGCAGTCAGGAGTAATGGTCTGATCCCAGATCTG ATTGCTTGCCGCTGCGAACGCGAACTCGAAGCCTCCGCTGTCGAAAAGATTGCCCACTTCTGCCAGGTTGAGAACGAGCAGGTGCTTGTTGTCAGGGATATGCCATCCATCTACCAGGTTCCTATGCTTCTTGAACAACAAAAACTGATCCCCATGGTTCGTCAGTTCCTCGCACTTGAGGGTCTCACAATCACTCCTCACATGACGCAAAAAGGGAAGCACACCTGGAATGAATGGAAATCACTTACCGGCCATGATACGCGCTTCCATGATTCTGTCACGATTGCCCTTGTCGGCAAGTATGTGGAGCTCCAGGACTCATATCTTTCCGTTGTCAAGTCACTAGAACACGCTACGATGCGGTGCAGGAAGAAGCTGGATATCTGCTGGGTCGACTCTGACCATCTGGAACTGAAGTGTCAAACGACGGATCCAGCAAAGTTCCACGACGCATGGCACAAGGTTGTCAAGGCAGCTGGTATCCTCGTGCCTGGTGGTTTCGGTCAGCGTGCCACAGAAGGCATGATCGCAGCAGCCAAGTGGGCGCGTGAGAACAAGACACCATACCTCGGTATCTGCCTGGGTATGCAGATCGCAGTGATTGAGTACGCACGCAATGTTTGCGGTATCAAAAACGCAACATCGGAGGAGTTCAACGGCGACGCCGAGAACAAGCTCGTCATGTTCATGCCCGAAGTCGACAAGACCACAATGGGCGCGTCTATGCGTCTCGGTCTCCGCCCTACGCTGTTCCAACCCGGCAGCGAATGGTCCCGTCTCCGTGCTCTATACGCCGGCAAGGAAGAAATCCTAGAGCGCCATCGCCACCGCTACGAAGTCAACCCAGACTACATTGACATCCTAGAGAAGGGAGGCTTGACCTTTGTCGGCAAGGACGACGCTGGTGTACGCATGGAGGTTATCGAGATTAAGGACCACCCCTGGTACGTCGGCGTACAGTTCCACCCCGAGTACCTCTCCCGCGTCTTGGACCCCAGCAGACCTTACCTCGGTTTCGTTGCTGCCAGCGCGGGTATGCTCGACCAGATCACACACGAGTACCAACAGGGTGGCGCAAACGGCGTTGGGGCTGAAGGCATTGCCAACGGTGTCAGCGGCCTCAAGATCAACGGCGACGCGAGCTTCTAG
- a CDS encoding Velvet multi-domain protein: MTETQKLPIFSPPGFHDYSSRRLPPLEIPPDAVPPRSDHQFRSPINQLPSIHSGLPPRHDYHQPSSIHRSAAPVDKLLQHSNPYTPPRSDPPYSPQQYEQGYSSLTSPVEPSHQRPGYAPLPSPAYTPSYASSSSQFRTSVGSHQHAHSQRGSIGAPPGPIAYQEPPPVAPPARKQTRPIPLPGSIPQPVYNEQLNLNYELRVRQQPIAARACGFGERDRRVIDPPPIIQLLVTDPKTGIPDDDELRYSLNVVHCTLWNAEGTNEETALIQPDRRTTRRLMGQLVASPSVAKDEHDNEGCFFCFPDLSCRTHGKYRLRFVLMRIDPVNLHVGGFSPILTEVLSDVFTVYTAKDFPGMRPSSALTRALKLQGCNIQVKKGNEKALARKRLTASQEHDNIDDEELKRRRRE, from the exons ATGACGGAAACCCAAAAACTTCCCATCTTCTCCCCGCCAGGCTTTCATGACTACTCTTCGCGCCGTCTACCCCCGCTAGAAATTCCGCCAGACGCTGTACCACCACGGTCGGATCACCAGTTCCGCTCGCCCATCAACCAACTGCCCTCGATCCATTCTGGACTGCCACCCCGACACGATTACCACCAGCCATCATCAATACATCGATCAGCCGCGCCTGTCGACAAGCTTCTGCAACATTCAAATCCCTACACCCCACCGAGGTCGGATCCCCCGTACTCACCTCAGCAATACG AACAGGGATACTCGTCCCTTACTTCGCCAGTAGAGCCCTCACACCAAAGACCGGGTTACGCCCCACTTCCATCACCTGCATATACGCCTAGCTATGCATCAAGCAGCTCTCAATTCCGGACTTCAGTCGGCTCTCATCAGCATGCGCATTCGCAACGAGGCTCGATAGGGGCGCCCCCGGGACCCATTGCCTATCAGGAGCCACCACCGGTAGCCCCTCCCGCGCGGAAGCAAACCCGTCCAATCCCACTACCAGGTTCCATACCGCAACCTGTGTACAATGAGCAACT GAACCTGAACTATGAGCTCCGTGTGCGACAACAACCCATTGCAGCCCGGGCGTGCGGGTTCGGAGAACGCGACCGAAGGGTGATTGACCCCCCACCCATCATCCAGTTACTAGTAACGGATCCAAAAACCGGTATTCCAGACGACGATGAGCTACGTTACTCACTAAACGTGGTGCATTGCACGCTCTGGAACGCAGAAGGGACGAATGAAGAGACCGCACTCATACAGCCCGACCGGCGAACCACCCGGCGCTTAATGGGCCAGCTTGTCGCCTCGCCCTCTGTAGCAAAGGACGAGCATGACAACGAGGGTTGTTTCTTTTGCTTCCCAGATCTGTCCTGCCGCACGCACGGCAAATACCGTCTGCGGTTCGTCCTGATGCGTATCGATCCTGTGAACCTACATGTTGGAGGCTTTTCACCAATACTTACAGAAGTATTGAGCGATGTCTTCACTGTCTACACTGCAAAGGACTTTCCTGGTATGCGTCCTAGCAGCGCTCTCACCCGAGCACTGAAGTTGCAAGGATGCAATATCCAGGTGAAGAAGGGGAATGAGAAGGCACTGGCTCGCAAACGATTAACCGCGAGTCAAGAGCACGACAATATCGACGACGAAGAGTTGAAAAGACGGCGCAGGGAGTAA